In Takifugu flavidus isolate HTHZ2018 chromosome 13, ASM371156v2, whole genome shotgun sequence, the following are encoded in one genomic region:
- the parvb gene encoding beta-parvin isoform X3 — protein sequence MSGTTSANMHRMKKDESFLGKLGGTLVRKKRSKEVSDLHEEGKNAINAPLLPTGAEIHPEDTLLEENAERVMLDPTSRDNLKFKDLLKVLIDWINSELEEERIIVKDLEEDCYDGQVLQKLFEKLSGRKLNVAEVTQSEIGQKQKLQTVLEAVNELLRPHGWTIEWSVDSIHSKNLVAIVYLLVALAMHFQAPIRLPEHVSVKVVVVKKREGILQTALVTKELTSTTEMMMGRFERDAFDTLLDHAPDKLNVVKTSLITFVNKHLNKLNLEVTELETQFADGVYLVLLMGLLEDYFVPLYNFFLTPESFEQKVHNVAFAFELMQDGGLKKPKARPEDVVNLNLKSTLRVLYNLFTNYKNSD from the exons ATGTCTGGGACAACATCTGCGAACATGCATAGAATGAAAAAGGACGAGTCTTTCCTGGGGAAATTGGGAGGAACCTTGGTGAGGAAGAAAAGGTCTAAAGAAG TGAGTGATCTCCACGAGGAGGGGAAGAATGCCATCAATGCCCCGCTGCTTCCCACAGGGGCAGAAATCCACCCAGAGGATACACTACTGG AGGAAAATGCTGAGCGGGTCATGTTGGACCCAACATCACGGGACAACCTTAAATTCAAAGATCTCCTGAAG GTCCTGATTGACTGGATCAACAGTGAACTGGAGGAAGAGCGGATCATCGTCaaagacctggaggaggactgtTATGATGGACAAGTGCTCCAGAAGTTATTTG AAAAGCTGTCGGGCAGAAAACTGAACGTGGCCGAGGTGACGCAGTCTGAGATCGGCCaaaaacagaagctgcagaCAGTTTTGGAGGCTGTGAACGAGCTGCTGCGTCCTCACGGCTGGACCATCGAGTGGAGTGTGGACT CTATCCATTCAAAGAACCTGGTGGCCATTGTTTATCTGCTGGTGGCTCTGGCGATGCACTTCCAGGCCCCCATCAGGCTGCCTGAGCACGTGTCTGTGAAGGTGGTGGTAGTCAAA AAACGAGAGGGCATCCTGCAGACCGCCCTCGTGACGAAAGAGCTGACGAGCACCACAGA AATGATGATGGGGAGATTTG AGAGGGACGCCTTCGACACTCTGCTGGATCACGCCCCCGACAAGCTGAACGTGGTGAAGACG TCTCTCATCACCTTCGTCAACAAACACCTGAACAAGCTGAACCTGGAGGTGACGGAGCTGGAAACGCAG TTTGCCGACGGCGTCTACTTGGTGTTGTTGATGGGGCTGCTTGAAGATTATTTTGTCCCTCTGTACAACTTCTTCCTCACCCCCGAGAGCTTCGAACAGAAG GTTCACAACGTGGCCTTCGCCTTTGAGCTGATGCAAGACGGAGGCCTGAAGAAACCCAAAGCCAGACCAGAAG atgTTGTTAACTTGAATCTCAAGTCAACCCTGAGAGTCCTCTACAACCTTTTCACCAACTATAAAAACTCCGACTGA
- the parvb gene encoding beta-parvin isoform X4 has translation MDAGNMSDLHEEGKNAINAPLLPTGAEIHPEDTLLEENAERVMLDPTSRDNLKFKDLLKVLIDWINSELEEERIIVKDLEEDCYDGQVLQKLFEKLSGRKLNVAEVTQSEIGQKQKLQTVLEAVNELLRPHGWTIEWSVDSIHSKNLVAIVYLLVALAMHFQAPIRLPEHVSVKVVVVKKREGILQTALVTKELTSTTEMMMGRFERDAFDTLLDHAPDKLNVVKTSLITFVNKHLNKLNLEVTELETQFADGVYLVLLMGLLEDYFVPLYNFFLTPESFEQKVHNVAFAFELMQDGGLKKPKARPEDVVNLNLKSTLRVLYNLFTNYKNSD, from the exons ATGGATGCTGGTAATA TGAGTGATCTCCACGAGGAGGGGAAGAATGCCATCAATGCCCCGCTGCTTCCCACAGGGGCAGAAATCCACCCAGAGGATACACTACTGG AGGAAAATGCTGAGCGGGTCATGTTGGACCCAACATCACGGGACAACCTTAAATTCAAAGATCTCCTGAAG GTCCTGATTGACTGGATCAACAGTGAACTGGAGGAAGAGCGGATCATCGTCaaagacctggaggaggactgtTATGATGGACAAGTGCTCCAGAAGTTATTTG AAAAGCTGTCGGGCAGAAAACTGAACGTGGCCGAGGTGACGCAGTCTGAGATCGGCCaaaaacagaagctgcagaCAGTTTTGGAGGCTGTGAACGAGCTGCTGCGTCCTCACGGCTGGACCATCGAGTGGAGTGTGGACT CTATCCATTCAAAGAACCTGGTGGCCATTGTTTATCTGCTGGTGGCTCTGGCGATGCACTTCCAGGCCCCCATCAGGCTGCCTGAGCACGTGTCTGTGAAGGTGGTGGTAGTCAAA AAACGAGAGGGCATCCTGCAGACCGCCCTCGTGACGAAAGAGCTGACGAGCACCACAGA AATGATGATGGGGAGATTTG AGAGGGACGCCTTCGACACTCTGCTGGATCACGCCCCCGACAAGCTGAACGTGGTGAAGACG TCTCTCATCACCTTCGTCAACAAACACCTGAACAAGCTGAACCTGGAGGTGACGGAGCTGGAAACGCAG TTTGCCGACGGCGTCTACTTGGTGTTGTTGATGGGGCTGCTTGAAGATTATTTTGTCCCTCTGTACAACTTCTTCCTCACCCCCGAGAGCTTCGAACAGAAG GTTCACAACGTGGCCTTCGCCTTTGAGCTGATGCAAGACGGAGGCCTGAAGAAACCCAAAGCCAGACCAGAAG atgTTGTTAACTTGAATCTCAAGTCAACCCTGAGAGTCCTCTACAACCTTTTCACCAACTATAAAAACTCCGACTGA
- the parvb gene encoding beta-parvin isoform X2, protein MTPLLRPTDAHIHAHFCLCSPLPSGGESRGLSLGNMAGLLCGTKRKKQVSDLHEEGKNAINAPLLPTGAEIHPEDTLLEENAERVMLDPTSRDNLKFKDLLKVLIDWINSELEEERIIVKDLEEDCYDGQVLQKLFEKLSGRKLNVAEVTQSEIGQKQKLQTVLEAVNELLRPHGWTIEWSVDSIHSKNLVAIVYLLVALAMHFQAPIRLPEHVSVKVVVVKKREGILQTALVTKELTSTTEMMMGRFERDAFDTLLDHAPDKLNVVKTSLITFVNKHLNKLNLEVTELETQFADGVYLVLLMGLLEDYFVPLYNFFLTPESFEQKVHNVAFAFELMQDGGLKKPKARPEDVVNLNLKSTLRVLYNLFTNYKNSD, encoded by the exons ATGACGCCCCTGCTCAGACCCACAGacgcacacatacatgcacacttCTGTCTTTGCTCGCCGCTGCCTTCAGGGGGGGAATCCAGGGGTTTATCATTGGGAAACATGGCCGGGTTGCTGTGTGGAACCAAGAGGAAGAAACAAG TGAGTGATCTCCACGAGGAGGGGAAGAATGCCATCAATGCCCCGCTGCTTCCCACAGGGGCAGAAATCCACCCAGAGGATACACTACTGG AGGAAAATGCTGAGCGGGTCATGTTGGACCCAACATCACGGGACAACCTTAAATTCAAAGATCTCCTGAAG GTCCTGATTGACTGGATCAACAGTGAACTGGAGGAAGAGCGGATCATCGTCaaagacctggaggaggactgtTATGATGGACAAGTGCTCCAGAAGTTATTTG AAAAGCTGTCGGGCAGAAAACTGAACGTGGCCGAGGTGACGCAGTCTGAGATCGGCCaaaaacagaagctgcagaCAGTTTTGGAGGCTGTGAACGAGCTGCTGCGTCCTCACGGCTGGACCATCGAGTGGAGTGTGGACT CTATCCATTCAAAGAACCTGGTGGCCATTGTTTATCTGCTGGTGGCTCTGGCGATGCACTTCCAGGCCCCCATCAGGCTGCCTGAGCACGTGTCTGTGAAGGTGGTGGTAGTCAAA AAACGAGAGGGCATCCTGCAGACCGCCCTCGTGACGAAAGAGCTGACGAGCACCACAGA AATGATGATGGGGAGATTTG AGAGGGACGCCTTCGACACTCTGCTGGATCACGCCCCCGACAAGCTGAACGTGGTGAAGACG TCTCTCATCACCTTCGTCAACAAACACCTGAACAAGCTGAACCTGGAGGTGACGGAGCTGGAAACGCAG TTTGCCGACGGCGTCTACTTGGTGTTGTTGATGGGGCTGCTTGAAGATTATTTTGTCCCTCTGTACAACTTCTTCCTCACCCCCGAGAGCTTCGAACAGAAG GTTCACAACGTGGCCTTCGCCTTTGAGCTGATGCAAGACGGAGGCCTGAAGAAACCCAAAGCCAGACCAGAAG atgTTGTTAACTTGAATCTCAAGTCAACCCTGAGAGTCCTCTACAACCTTTTCACCAACTATAAAAACTCCGACTGA
- the parvb gene encoding beta-parvin isoform X1 yields the protein MHTSVFARRCLQGGNPGVYHWETWPGCCVEPRGRNKVIWFISSHRRTWKLVRRSSVSDLHEEGKNAINAPLLPTGAEIHPEDTLLEENAERVMLDPTSRDNLKFKDLLKVLIDWINSELEEERIIVKDLEEDCYDGQVLQKLFEKLSGRKLNVAEVTQSEIGQKQKLQTVLEAVNELLRPHGWTIEWSVDSIHSKNLVAIVYLLVALAMHFQAPIRLPEHVSVKVVVVKKREGILQTALVTKELTSTTEMMMGRFERDAFDTLLDHAPDKLNVVKTSLITFVNKHLNKLNLEVTELETQFADGVYLVLLMGLLEDYFVPLYNFFLTPESFEQKVHNVAFAFELMQDGGLKKPKARPEDVVNLNLKSTLRVLYNLFTNYKNSD from the exons atgcacacttCTGTCTTTGCTCGCCGCTGCCTTCAGGGGGGGAATCCAGGGGTTTATCATTGGGAAACATGGCCGGGTTGCTGTGTGGAACCAAGAGGAAGAAACAAGGTAATCTGGTTTATTTCTAGTCATAGGAGAACTTGGAAGTTGGTGAGACGAAGCTCAG TGAGTGATCTCCACGAGGAGGGGAAGAATGCCATCAATGCCCCGCTGCTTCCCACAGGGGCAGAAATCCACCCAGAGGATACACTACTGG AGGAAAATGCTGAGCGGGTCATGTTGGACCCAACATCACGGGACAACCTTAAATTCAAAGATCTCCTGAAG GTCCTGATTGACTGGATCAACAGTGAACTGGAGGAAGAGCGGATCATCGTCaaagacctggaggaggactgtTATGATGGACAAGTGCTCCAGAAGTTATTTG AAAAGCTGTCGGGCAGAAAACTGAACGTGGCCGAGGTGACGCAGTCTGAGATCGGCCaaaaacagaagctgcagaCAGTTTTGGAGGCTGTGAACGAGCTGCTGCGTCCTCACGGCTGGACCATCGAGTGGAGTGTGGACT CTATCCATTCAAAGAACCTGGTGGCCATTGTTTATCTGCTGGTGGCTCTGGCGATGCACTTCCAGGCCCCCATCAGGCTGCCTGAGCACGTGTCTGTGAAGGTGGTGGTAGTCAAA AAACGAGAGGGCATCCTGCAGACCGCCCTCGTGACGAAAGAGCTGACGAGCACCACAGA AATGATGATGGGGAGATTTG AGAGGGACGCCTTCGACACTCTGCTGGATCACGCCCCCGACAAGCTGAACGTGGTGAAGACG TCTCTCATCACCTTCGTCAACAAACACCTGAACAAGCTGAACCTGGAGGTGACGGAGCTGGAAACGCAG TTTGCCGACGGCGTCTACTTGGTGTTGTTGATGGGGCTGCTTGAAGATTATTTTGTCCCTCTGTACAACTTCTTCCTCACCCCCGAGAGCTTCGAACAGAAG GTTCACAACGTGGCCTTCGCCTTTGAGCTGATGCAAGACGGAGGCCTGAAGAAACCCAAAGCCAGACCAGAAG atgTTGTTAACTTGAATCTCAAGTCAACCCTGAGAGTCCTCTACAACCTTTTCACCAACTATAAAAACTCCGACTGA
- the parvg gene encoding gamma-parvin, producing the protein METAQGHKEEEPTDGDVQKLIQPASLKDPNFEKLKETLVQWINSTLKPKHIVVQSLEEDLYDGLVLHHLLSRLAGVHVSVEEIAVSSTAQIHKLEVILEELDKRLGQEDAGGLKWNVKLIHNKDLLATIHLLVAMVKRFQPELELPPDVKVEVVVVEVSGRGIKSSTEVEVLTEDRLACSDSPGSTRKEDPIDQLLKLEAHKVNTVKQAILHFINQKVSNLGLHVVDMDTQFADGVILLLLIGQLEGFFIPLHDFILTPCQSSERLHNMTLAFDLLHDTGLHVASISPQDIVSQDITATLKILYALFRKHRGK; encoded by the exons ATGGAGACGGCTCAGGGTCATAAAGAGGAAGAGCCCACGGATG GTGACGTGCAAAAGCTTATTCAGCCAGCATCTCTAAAAGACCCCAATTTTGAGAAATTAAAGGAG ACGCTGGTGCAGTGGATCAATAGCACTCTGAAACCCAAGCACATAGTGGTTCAGAGTCTGGAGGAAGACCTCTATGACGGACTGGTGCTTCATCACCTGCTGT CCAGGCTGGCGGGCGTTCACGTTTCTGTGGAGGAGATCGCTGTGAGCAGCACTGCTCAGATCCACAAGCTGGAAgtgatcctggaggagctggacaagaGGCTGGGCCAGGAGGACGCCGGCGGGCTCAAATGGAATGTGAAGC TCATCCACAACAAAGACCTCCTGGCCACCATTCATctgctggttgccatggtgaaacGATTCCAACCCGAGCTGGAGTTGCCTCCGGACGTGAAGGTCGAAGTGGTGGTTGTGGAG GTCAGCGGGAGAGGGATCAAATCCTCCACGGAGGTGGAAGTTCTCACAGAAGATCG GCTCGCCTGCTCCGACTCTCCCGGCAGCACTCGGA AGGAGGATCCCATCGACCAACTGCTGAAGCTGGAGGCTCACAAGGTCAACACGGTGAAGCAG GCCATCTTACACTTTATCAACCAGAAAGTGTCCAACTTGGGTCTGCATGTGGTTGACATGGACACGCAg TTCGCTGATGGCGTGATATTACTGCTGCTGATTGGGCAGCTAGAAGGCTTCTTCATCCCGCTCCATGACTTCATTCTGACCCCGTGCCAGTCCTCTGAGAGG CTCCACAATATGACTTTGGCTTTTGACCTCCTCCATGACACAGGCCTCCATGTGGCCAGCATTAGCCCCCAAG ATATCGTCTCTCAGGACATCACTGCGACCTTGAAGATTCTGTACGCGCTCTTCAGGAAGCACAGAGGCAAATGA